GTGATGGTGGTTTCGGTATCCGCATCCCGGGCTGCCGCTTGGTAGATGACGGTATCCGTTGGGGCATTTTCGGCGACGGTACCGCTGCTGCCGGAAGTGATGACCGGGGCGTTGTCATTGCGGTCGACGAGGTTGATGGTCACCGTGCCCGTATCGCTTAACCTGCCGTCCGATGCCTGGACAGTGAGAGTAAATTCTCGGGTGGCTTCGAAATCGAGCTTTGAGGCGTCGGCAACGGTGATTGCCCCACTGGCGGCATCGATGGCAAAGGCGCCATTGTCGTTTCCGGCGATTATGGTGTAGGTAATCGTATCGCCGTCGGCGTCGGTAGCGGATACCTTTCCTACCGGCGTACCCTTGGCGCTGTTTTCGGCAAGGGTAACGGCGTAGTTGCCCAGGTTCGGCATAAAATTGGCGAGATTGGACCCCGAGTTGGCAGGGCTGGACCCCGGGTTTGCGGGGTTGAACACCTCGGTGTCATTGCTGTGCATGCCCTGGGGCGAGCCATCGCTGTCATCCCCGGAAAAAGCGAGGCCGATCCCCGTGGCTACTGCCGCCAGGCCGGCTCCCCCCAGCAGCCACCAGCCTCCGTTGCCGCTGGACCGGTCTTCATCCTTATCGCCGGTCTTGGCTATGTCGCTGCCGGTAGCAGGCCGTGGTTCTGCAGTCTCTGCCTGTACCGGCATGGCTGCGGTCACGGCACCATCGGCTTCTTTTCCTTCGACAGCCGCAACGATCGTCTTCTTATCATCCTGCGGCTGGTCTTCAGGCTCGACGTTCCCGAAAGCCTTCTTGACCATGGACGGAGAAAATGCCTGCGCCCCTCTGTCGCCCGGCGCGACCGGAATGGCATGACCTCCCTTTTCCCTGACGGCGATCATTCCGGAAGTGAGCTTTGCCTCATCGGTGACAATTTTTTTTGCCATGACCATCCTCCTCAATGCATGGAAGCTCGTAGAAGGCCTACGTAGCGGACAAAAAGCTTTAACCGAGCCGGTCACCCAAAGGAGTGAGCGATAAGGGTGACGATAAAATTAAAATAGTATTAGTTAGAAACAAATAATAAAGTGTTAATACTAAATGTCAAAGGGAAAAATTACAGGAGGCTGCATGGGCAAAGCTGAAGGTGGGAGAGGTGATTGAAACCGCGAGACCGCTTCAGCGCAGGCCACAGCGAGCATCAACCCTGAGCAGTTTCACGCGACAGCGCAACGACGCAACGTTTAATCCGCAAGTGAGGAGAGAGGCTGATGGTTCGATCAGTCTTCCCCTTTTTAATTTTACGTTTTTTCATTGTTTTGCGGGGCAAGCCGAACTATGAGCCCGGATGTGACCAGCGCTACTACGAGCACGGCCGCGGATGCGACGGCACTCGCAAGCAGGTGTGGCTTAATGAGGAGAATGAGCCCGAGAAGGAACATCATCACCCCGGACAAAAGCTTGAGGACCCGCCCGTGCCGTTCGCTCAGCCTGTGGCTGCCAAGGGTGATGGCGAATAGGGCGACGATGCCGGCGAGGGGGATGACATACACCACGTTGTACAGGGCCAGGTAAAGATAATAGACCGGCATCGGCAGGGGCTGCAGGGTGAGTGCACGCGTATAGATCATGGGGAATCCGGCGGTACAGATCAGCTCGTAAAGGTTTGCGGTAAACGCCAGGAAGATTGTGGCGGCAAGCATGGCGGGCACCGACCCGGCGCGCATGATGTTGCGCATCCGCTCGAACAGCCTCGGCTTGGCCTGTTCCGGAATGGTCAGGGAGATGCCGCGCTTGAAGAAAAAGTAATCCTTGATGTTGATGGTAGCGATGACGATGGCGACGGCCCCGGCAACGGCGGCAATATACTTCAGCCGCCCCACCAGCAGAAAGAAATTGAGCCAGGCAGCCATGAAGACGAAGTAGAGGAGACCCGAGAAGAGCACGAAAATGCCGCCGATGATCACCATCCGCTTGCGGGAATGGGCGTGCAAAAGGAGCGAAAGGAGGAAGAAAAGCACGAAGAAGGCACACGGGTTGAAGCTGTCGAGCCCAGCAATGACAAGGGTCAGCACCGGCAACGACAGCCGGGAGGTCTCGACCGTACCGAGGAGCGGCAATGAGACGCTGTCTTCGGAATCGGAAAGGCCGTCCTGGATCGACTGCTCTGGGGCAGCGCCGTAGGCGGTGCCTTTCTCAAGCACCATGCCGGCAGGCGCTGACACGGCAGCAGCCTGACCGAGCATGAAAATGGCCACAGCCAGGATAGCAGCGCGGCAACAGGCAGCCAGGCCCGGTCGCGGCCGCCGATGTATCAGGGATGGACTATGGATCATGGCACTCGTTACTGCTCCGGGTTCTCACAGACCGGACAATGCTCCTCGCCGTTTTCCCTGTCCATGTCCAGCCTTTCCCCGCACACCTCGCAGTTGGCGGAGGGAATCGCTTCCTTTCTCCGCTTCCGGTACCTCTCGCCGAATCTTTTCAAGACTCCCATAATTGGCTCTCCTTTGCTAATCGGGAAGTGATCCTGCTTAGTCAGTACCAAGACGCATACGAAAAGTTTCCCACAGGATTGGGAATGCTCAAGGGGCTTTTTCAATGGCGCGGTGGGGAGGCTTGACGTGTTTACCGGAATTGTAACAGTTTCGGCCAGAGGCACCATGGTATACCTCCGCAACTAGTTCCTTGCTGCCTATCAATCTGCGACATATTGTGGCGCACATCTCTGCTAGGCTATGCCTAAAAAGCTGCGGGGGGACTGCCATGGCAGCAACTATTGATTTGATGGACAAACTGAAGACCCTTGCCGAGGGGGCAAAGTACGATGTTTCCTGCGCTTCCAGCGGCAGTCATCGCCGCAACCGGGACGGCATCGGCAATGCCGCTTCCTGCGGCATCTGCCATTCCTGGACCGCTGACGGCCGCTGTGTCTCTCTATTGAAGATCCTCATGACTAACTGCTGCATCTACGACTGTGCTTACTGCGTCAACAGGCGGAGTAACGATATCCCCCGTACCGGCCTGACACCGGCAGAGGTGGCGGAACTGACCATCGGCTTCTACCGGCGCAACTATATCGAGGGGCTCTTTCTCAGCAGCGGCGTCGTCGGGTCGCCTGACCGGACCATGGAACTGCTCATCGCGGCGGTGCGGACCCTGCGGGAGACGTATCGCTTCAACGGTTACATTCACCTGAAACTGGTCCCCGGCGCCGATCCGCTTCTGGTGCAGCAGGCCGGGCTGGTGGCTGACCGGGTGAGCGTCAACCTTGAGCTGCCGACCCGGGAGAGCTTGGCCCTGCTGGCGCCGGACAAGAGCCGGGAGGCGGTGGTGGAACCCATGCGCCAGGTCAGCAGTCTCATCGTCACCAACCGGGCGGAGCGCAAGGAATCGCGCAAAGTATCACCATTTGCCCCGGCCGGCCAGAGCACCCAGTTGATCGTCGGGGCCAGCGGCGAGAGCGACCGGCAAATCGTCACCCTGTCGGAGCAGCTTTACGGGAAGATGGACCTGAAACGGGTCTACTATTCCGCCTATATCCCGGTGAATGACGACCGGCGGCTCCCCGCCCGCCCCCTGTCGCCGCTGCGACGAGAGCACCGTCTCTATCAGGCCGACTGGCTGCTCCGCTATTACGGCTTCAGCGCCCATGAACTGCTGGATGAGCAGTGTCCCAACCTGGAGAGTGACCTTGACCCCAAAACCTGCTGGGCGCTCCGTCACCGTGAGCTGTTTCCGGTTGAGGTCAATCGGGCGGAGTATGGAGTGCTGCTCCGGGTACCGGGGATCGGGATCCGTTCGGCACAACGGATTGTCGCTGCCCGACGTCAGGGGAGCCTTTGCCTGGACGATCTTCCCCTGCTGGGGGTGGTAATGAAGCGTGCCCGCTATTTCCTCACCGCCCGGGGGCGCTACGCCGGCGACTGTTCCCCGGAGAGCGCCATGCTTCGCAGTCGGCTCATGGCGGCTCCGGCGAAACGGGACCAGGGCCAGCTCTCGCTGGCATTTCCCGAAGCAGCAGAGACGGAAGCCGTGGCCAGCGTCATCCGCGGCGAATTATGATGGGGGGTGACTACTGCTATGATGGCAGCGATGCTGGGCTGCTGACCTTGCTGGCCGACATCGTTCCCCGGGGGATAGAACCCCGAACCATCGGTGTAGAGCCGCCGCAGCAGGAGGATCTTTTTGCCGCACCCGTTTTGGTGGCTACCGATCAGGAGCTGGCGGAGCGGTTCTGGGTTGAACTAACCCGCCGACTGCCGCCGGTCTCCCTGGAACAGCTGCACCGAGCCTGGTACGCCGATCATCCCGGGCGGGAGCTGGTGATCTGCCGTTTCATGCTGCTGGTCTGGCGGGAAGGGGGACGGGCAGGCGCCATGCTGGCCCATCCATATGTGGTGCCTCTCTGGAAGCTGGCGCAGCAGGTGGGACGGGAAGCCCATCGCTACCTGGGCTTCGTCCGCTTCCAGGAAACGACCAGTGGCTACTATTATGCCTCCCTGGAGCCCGACCATCGCGTTCTATCCCTTATCGCCGGCCACTTTGCCGATCGCTTCCGTGACCAGCACTGGGTTATCCACGACGTGCGCCACGGGGAAGGAATCGTCTACGACTGCACGCGGCGGCGCTGGCTGCTGCTTCCTATGATGACCGAAGGTGATCCGGAGCTGACTCCGGCGGAGGAAACGTTCCAGAGGCTTTGGCGCAGCTATTTCGCCGTGCTGGCCATTGGGGAGCGGGAGAATCTCGCGATGCAGCAGGGGAAGGTACCGCTCAAGGTGCGGCCATGGCTGGTGGAGTTTCGGTAAAGCATGGCATTCCCCTGCCGAGGAGCGGTACCAGCGATGTTAATCAGGTGGGTAGGAGGCTCGGGAGTTCTAGACCGAAATCACTCCAGAGACCACGCCACAGACCACGTAGAGAAAGATGCCACAAAAAAAGGGCTTAGCTTTTCGAGCTAAACCCTTGTGTTTTTGGCTCCCCAACCCGGACTCGAACCAGGGACATGGTGGTTAACAGCCACCCGCTCTACCGACTGAGCTATTGGGGAATAAAGGAAGTCGTATTTATATTTGAAACAGCCGCTGCTGTCAAGCTATTTTTATTTGCCCTTTTTCAGGTCCACAAGAATCAGTTTGGCAACTGCTTTGAGAGTTTCAAATACCCCTTCACCGGTAGTAGCGCATGCTTCGAAATCAGGCACGTTGGTAGGATTCAGCTCTTTGCGAAGCTCTTCAATGCTGACAACATTGGGCAGGTCTCGCTTATTGTACTGAACAACGTAGGGAATCTTATCCAGATCATATCCCTGCTCGGTCAGGTTGATGCGCAGGTTTTCCACTGATTCGATATTTGCTTCCATCCTCTCTTCCTGGGAATCGGCGACAAACACAACGCCGTCAACCCCTTTCAGAATGAGCTTTCTGGATGCATCATAAAAAACCTGACCGGGAACCGTGTACAGATGGAAACGTGTCTTGAAACCTCTGATCTCGCCCAGTGCAAGGGGAAGAAAATCGAAAAACAGAGTACGTTCGGTCTCAGTGGCAAGGCTGATCATTTTCCCTTTAGCATCAGCGGCTGTCTTCTGGTAGACGAATTGCAGATTGGTTGTTTTACCGCAGAGCCCTGGTCCGTAATAAACAATCTTACAGTTTATTTCGCGGGATGCATAATTGATGAAGGACATCTGGCGTTACCCCAAGTCTGTTAGCTGAACAGGTTATCTATATCGTCATCGGTAATTTCTGCAAAGGGAAAATCCGTTTCGCCGCTTTTTTCCTTTTCTTCGGCTTTCTGCATCAATCGACCGAAGATGGTTGTCAATTCTTCAGAGGCTTTTTTAACCCGCAGACGGACCAGACCCAGTGATGATCTGTTGTCGAAGAGAACGACAAGAATAACCCTGCCGCCGACGATGGAGATGTGCAGGTTGTCTTTTTCGCCTTCATGGAAAAGAATGGAGAATTCTTTTTCGCCGATCAGCTTGGCAAGTCCACCGGTAGCGGCAATATTGCCGGCTGTAAGCGAGGCCAGTGAAGTGGTGTCGAATCGTTCCGTCTCACCTACACCTGTGATGAGCTGACCGTTTTTATCCACAAGAAAGATAACCTTGCTGTTGGCTTCCTTTAAAAGCTTTTCAATGACAGCATTTATCTGTTTGAATTCCTCATCGTACATAACCATCTGAGGATTCGACATGTAACACCCCTTGTGCTGTAGGAAGATTTTATTACAGCGCATTTTATATAACAGAATTGAAAGATACTTTCAAGCTTTAATGGGTATAAGGCACGGCACAAAAAAAGCTCCGGCTTAAGTGCCGGAGCTTTTTTTTTACAAAAAATGCCTGTTACTTTTTGTCTGCGTCATATGACATTGCAGCCATTTTTTCATAAAGTTCAAAGCGCCTGGATGTCCATTGGGTTGCCTGCTTCATCAAAGCGGCTGCAGCTTCGGGATTACTCTTTTTCAAAACACGATAACGGTTTTCACCATAGGCGTACTGTTCAAAGGAGATGGTGGGTGCCTTACTGTCAAGCTGCAGCGGATTTTTGCCCTCAGCAGCCAGTTCCGGATTGTACCGAATCAGCGGCCAGTGGCCGGATGCAACTGCATTTTTCTGCTCATCCACCGCGGTGGTCATGTCGATGCCGTGGGCAATACAGTGGGCATAGGCGATAATCAAAGAAGGTCCGTCATATGCTTCTGCTTCAATGAATGCCTTAACAACCTGGGCAGGGTTACTGAGTGCCACCTTGGCCACATAGACGTTGCCGTAGGCCATGGCGATCATGGCCAGATCTTTCTTGGGCATTGCCTTGCCGCCGGCGGCAAACTGGGCAACAGCCCCAAGAGGTGTCGATTTGGAGGCCTGCCCGCCGGTATTGGAGTAAACCTCGGTGTCCAGAACCAGCAGGTTTACGTTTTTGCCCGAGGCGATGACGTGGTCAAGGCCGCCGTAACCGATGTCATAGGCCCAACCGTCGCCACCAACGATCCACACCGATTTTTTCACGAGATAGTCCGCCAGCGAAATAAGACGTTTGGCCGCAGGCTCTGTGCAAGTTTCCAACCCTTTCTTCAGGGTTGCAACGCGCTCGCGCTGGGCTTCGATCCCTTCTTGTGTGGACTGATCGGCGTTCCGGATCTCTTTCATTGTGCCAATGAGGGATGCGCATGACTTGCAGCCGCAGTTCATAAGTTCATCGAGCAGCTCGGTAGCTGCTTCAGTGAATTTATCGACGGTGAGCCTCATACCGAAGCCGAATTCGGCGTTATCTTCGAACAGGGAGTTTGACCAGGCCGGGCCACGGCCATCGGCCCGCTTTGCCCATGGGGTCGTGGGCAGGTTCCCACCATAGATGGAGGTACAGCCTGTGGCATTGGCAATCAATGCTCTGTCGCCGAAAAGCTGGGACATTAATTTCAAATAAGGCGTCTCGCCGCAGCCGGCACAGGCCCCGGAGTATTCAAAAAGAGGCCTGATCAACTGGCTTCCTTTCAGGGTTTCACGTTTGACCAGTTTTGCCTCAGTTTCGGGAAGCGAGAGGAAGAAATCGTAATTTTCTGCCTCGGCTTCGCGGAGGGGCGGCTGGAACTGCATATTGATGGCCTTGTGATTCGGCTTTTCCTTGCTCTTTGCCGGGCAGTTGTGAACACAGGCAGCACAGCCGGTACAATCCTCCGGGGCCACCTGAAGAGTGAACTTTTTGCCGGCAAACTCGGCCCCTTTGGCATCAACAGACTTGAAGGTTTTAGGTGCCTTGCCGAGGAGCGAAGGGTCATAGGCCTTCATACGAATAGTGGCATGGGGACAGACGAAGGAGCAGATGCCGCACTGGATGCAGAGAGATTCATCCCACACGGGAATATCGACGGCAATATTGCGCTTTTCGTACTGTGATGTGGCAGTGGGGAAAGTGCCATCCGATGGCATTGCCGATACTGGCAGATCGTCGCCACGACCGGCGATGATCTCGGCTGTTACGTCCTGAACAAATGCAGGGGCGTGGCTGCCGACAACGGGGGGCTTCTTCAATTGGCTGGAGGCGGTCGCCGGGACAGTTACCTGGAAGACGTTTTCCAGGGCAGCGTCGACAGCTTTGTTGTTCATGTCGACGACTTTTTCACCAGCCTTTCCATAGCTCTTCTTGATGGCATCCTTGATGGCGTCAAGGGCAATTTCCAGCGGGATGATCGAGGATATCTTGAAGAAAGCGGTCTGCATGATGACGTTGATGCGCGCACCTAGGCCAAGCTCTTCGCCAAGCTTGATGGCGTTGATAACATAGAACTTAAGCTTCTTGTCTATGATCTGCTGCTGCACCTCGACAGGCATTTTATCCCAGACCTGATCCTTGTCGAAGGGGGAGCAGAGGAGGAATGTGGAGCCTTCCTTGGCCTTGGAGAGCATGTCGTATTTTTCCAGGAAGGTGAAGTTGTGACAGGCGATAAAATCGGCACGATCAATGAGGTACGGCGAGCGAATGATATTCTTGCCGAAGCGGAGATGTGAGGTCGTGACGCTGCCGGCTTTTTTGGAGTCGTAGACAAAATAGGCTTGCACGTTGTTGTCGGTCTTTTCACCGATGATCTTGATGGAGTTCTTGTTGGCGCCGACGGTGCCGTCAGAGCCGAGACCGTAGAACATGGCGGAATAGGTGCCGGCAGCAGCATTGGCGAAGCTGGGGTCGAAGGCAAGGCTGGTATTGCAGACGTCTTCCTTGATGCCGGTGACGAAGTTGCTCTTTGGCTTGTCCTCTTTCAGGTTGTCAAAGACCGACTTCGCCATGGCGGGGGTGAATTCCTTTGAACCCAGACCATAACGGCCGCCAACAATGACCGGATATTGAGTGAAGGAGGTCTTCTTATCTGCCATAGCTTCGCCGATGGCAGTGCGTATGTCCAGATAAAGGGGCTCGCCCAGGGAGCCAGGCTCCTTGGTGCGGTCGAGAACGGCTATCTTTTTCACACTTGCCGGAATGGCAGCGACAAAGGCATCAGTAGGGAAAGGCCTGAAGAGGCGAATCTTGAGGAGGCCTACTTTTTCGCCTTTGGCGACAAGAGTTTCCACTGTTTCGTGGATTGTATCGGCGGCTGAACCCATAACAATGATAACCCGCTCTGCATCAGCAGCGCCCACATACTCAACCAGCTTGTACTGTCTGCCGACCAGCTTGGCGAACTTGTCCATCTCCTCCTGAACGATGCCGATGGTTGGCCCGTAGTATTGATTGACAGATTCACGTCCCTGGAAATAGACGTCCGGGTTCTGTGCAGAACCGCGCATGACCGGATGGTCAGGAGATAAAGCCCGTGCACGGTGGGCCAGCACCAGGTCGTCATTGATCATGGCCCGCATATCGTCAAAGGTAAGCTCTTCCACTTTCTGAACTTCATGGGAAGTCCGGAAACCGTCGAAGAAGTGGACGAAAGGAACTCTGGCGCGCAGGGTTGCAGCCTGGGCGATCAGGGCGAAGTCCATAACCTCCTGGACATTGTTGGAGCAGAGCATTGCCCAGCCGGTTGAGCGGCACGCCATGACGTCCGAATGATCCCCGAAGATCGACAGGGCCTGTGCGGCAATGGCGCGGGCAGAAACATGGAAGACCGTGGAAGTAAGCTCACCGGCGATCTTGAACATATTGGGGATCATTAGCAGAAGGCCTTGGCTGGCCGTGAAGGTGGTGGTGAGAGCACCGGCCTGCAAGGCGCCATGAACCGCACCGGAAGCTCCGCCTTCCGACTGCATCTCGGTGACCAGCGGCACGGTGTCCCAGATATTCTTTTCGCCGTTGGCGCTTTTCTCATCGGAGATTTCACCCATTACCGATGATGGGGTAATGGGGTAAATGGCAATAACCTCGTTAGTGGCATGGGCAACGTGGGCTGCCGCGGTATTGCCGTCGATTGTAACCATTCTGCGACTCATACTGTTCCTCCCGATTTTTTATTGTTACTTATGCTATTCGTGAAGCTGAGTTATTCATAGTTCGGAGCGTCCTTCGACAGCCCGCTGAACGGTAGCTGCATCTATAAATTCAAGGTCGCTGCCCAGCGGTATACCGTGGGCAAGGCGAGTAACCCTTATGGATAAAGGTTTTATAAGTCTGGTAAGATAAAGAGCCGTTGCCTCACCTTCCACGGTGAAGTTGGTGGCAATGAGCACTTCCCGGATCGCGCCGCTTTCCAGACGTTTCATGAGTTCTGCGATCTTCAGGTCGCCGGGAGTGATGCCGTTCAGGGGAGATAGCGCCCCGTGCAAAACGTGATAACGACCCTTGAAAGCACGGGAGCGTTCCATGGCCAGAATGTCCTGCGGCTCTTCAACAACACAGATGGTGGTGCGGTCCCTTTCGGTAGAGCAGAGATGGCAGGGATCATCTTCAGTGATGCCGAAGCACACAGAACAGAATCGAACGCCTGCCTTGACCTCGAGCAGGCTTTCAGCCAGAGCAGTCAAATTGTCCGGTGATTTGAGGAGGTGAAAGGCGAGCCGTAAGGCTGTTTTGTCTCCAACACCCGGTAGTTTTTTCAGTTCCCCAAGTAGCCTCGTTAGCGATCTGGAAAAATGTATCATAGAATTCCCGGAATTAAAACAACTTTTTATTTTAATGTGAATGAAAGAGTTTGACTATGAATAAAAAAGCACTTAACGGGCTGAAATGACAGAGATTATAAAGGTGGGGAGAAGGTCCGTTCCCGATTCCCCACAAGCGGCGGAAAACGGACCTGATTCAACGGAAAACAACAATTAAAAAAGACCGGGTATGTTTATGCCGCCGGTGATTTTGCTCATCTGTTCGGCCATCTCCGATTGAACTTTCGTCAGTGCTTCGTTTACCGCTGCCACGACTAGATCCTGCAGCATTTCAACATCTTCCGGATCAACAGCCTCTTTTTTTATGGTAAGGGCAAGCAGCTGGTTTTTCCCGTTAACAACCGCAGTAACGGCACCGCCACCGGCAGTGGCTTCCACTGTTTTTTGAGAGGCTTCCTCCTGCAGTTTTCCCATTTTCTGCTGCATCATCTGCGCCTGCTTCATGATTGACGCCAAACCTTTTGACATGTTTACCTCCGTTGTTGGTGATGTTTTTTATTAACAATAAACTGGTTTTTGTTCAAACTAAAACGAAGTTATTTATTCAGCTCGGATACCTCGTTGACTTGGCCGCCGAAAACTTCCAGAGCGGCATTTATTGCCGGGTGTGCCAGGGCCTTCTCTTTTAATTGCTGCTTCCGTTTGGTTTCCTCAAGGCTTTTTTTTTCCTGCAGGGATGGTGGGGCACCGACGGTTTCTCCAGAGAGCGATTTAAATCTGATGGTGGGCTGAGAGCCGAAAAATGCATGGGACAGGGTTTTCAGGTCTTCCATGGAATCTGCATCCTGCATTTTGCTCAGCTCGAATGACCCCTCGGCATATCCTACTTCCACAAGCTTTCCGGAAACAGTGATTGGTCGGCCAACTTCAAGAAAAGTGGCAAGAACCGGTTTCTTGCCTTTGACAAAGGTGACAAAACCGGGCCAGGTTGAATCGACGTGTGGTGCTGCGGTTTCGTCAGCCGTTGGTGCAGATTGTGCGGCTGCTTCTAATGGTTCCCGCTTGGGCTGACGCTCTTCAATCTTTTGCGGTGGTGAAGGAGTTCTGGTGGTGGCATTCTGTTGTGCCGCAACTGGTTGGGACTTTTCCCACACCGGAGAGGAAGACGCGACTGATGGCAGTGTGGTGCCGGACTCCAACGCCTTGAGGCGATCAAGGATTTCATTTACCGGAATGACCGGGGCCAGTGCAGCCATTTTCAGCAGGGCCATTTCCAGGACCAATCTGGCAAAGTTGGAGTGGGCCATTTCGTTTTCGGCCTTGAGGAGAATGGTCAGGTGGCGTTGCAGATCGGCTGTGGCTACCGTCGCAGCAAGGTTTTTCAGTTCGCTGCATTCAGTTTCGGAAAGATCCAGAATATCCGATGCATTGTCAATGGCTCGGAGGATGGCCAGGTTTCGGAAGTGGTCGATAAGTTCCTGGCAGAACTGACGCATGCTGTAGCCGAAGGAATCCACCTGTTTGACTATCTCAAGCACTGATTTGTTGTCACGGGAAAACACTGCCTGAGAGGCTTCAAGGAGAAGGCGGCGGTCGACTACGCCAAGTAGGCTCGCCACATCATCGTCGGCGACGTTCTCACCACAGAATGCAAGCACCTGGTCGAGGGTGGAGAGTGAGTCACGCATGCTGCCATCACCCTTGCGAGCAACAATGGCCAGGGCGTCGCTACTTATGGAAACCTTTTCCTGATCGACGATGTACCGCAGGCGGTCAACTATTTTCTGCAGGGGAATCCGTTTGAAATCAAAGCGCTGGCAGCGGGACAGGATAGTGATCGGCAGCTTGTGCGGCTCGGTGGTGGCGAAGATGAATTTCACATGGGCGGGGGGTTCCTCCAGCGTCTTCAATAAGGCGTTGAAGGCGTTGTTGGTGAGCATGTGCACTTCGTCGATGATAAATATCTTGTAGCGGCTTTTCGACGGGAGATACTTGACATTGTCCCGCAACTCGCGGATGTCGTCAACGCCGGTATTGGATGCACCGTCGATTTCAAAAACATCGACTGAGTTGCCGTCGGTGATCTCGGAGCAGGATGGACAGCTGTTGCAGGGTTCAGTGGTCAGGCCATGCTCGCAGTTGAGGGCTTTGGCCAGTATCCGGGCGGAGCTGGTCTTGCCAACACCCCTGGCGCCGGTAAAAAGAAAGGCATGGGCGATCCTGCCGGTGTCGATGGCATTCTGCAGGGTACGGCTGACGTGTTCCTGGCCGATCAGGTCACTGAAAGTCTGGGGTCGCCATTTTCGTGCCAAAACGAGATATGACAAAATGGTTAACCTCTTTGCGCTGGTCACGGTTAGGGTTAATGGTTTGTGGGAGGGGCACAATCGGGGGAATTGCGGACACAACTGATAGCTGGGCGATCCCGCGGCACACGGGTTGAGTTACTGCCGCTGCTTCCTTCCGGACCTGACGGGGTTCATAACCTTCCGTTGCGAGGGGCCCAGCTATCAGTTGTGCCCGCAAAGGGCTAAGCGGGTACGCCAGTTTTCATGTTTTAATCTGGCGGAGAGAGAGGGATTCGAACCCTCGGTACGCTATTAACGTACACACGCTTTCCAGGCGTGCTCCTTCAACCGCTCGGACATCTCTCCACGGAAATCGTGATATTAGTATAGGCTACCATATTTTGTAAAGGTTTTTCTTGCCGCTCCCGGAGTGCCAACGTGGGAACCCATGGCCGGGCGGAAGAAAAACTTGATTTAAGGCGGCAAAAAATTTAGGATTTCGCCAATTAACATGCACGATGGGATATCTATGAATCTGCTCCACAATCTCAATCCACCCCAGAAGGACGCGGTGCTCCATGGCGAAGGGCCGCTCCTGATTCTTGCCGGCGCCGGTTCCGGCAAGACCCGGGTCATTGTCCACCGCATCGCCTATCTTATCACCGAGCGAGGCGTGCCGCCATGGCAGATCCTGGCGGTCACTTTCACCAACAAGGCAGCTGCGGAGATGCGCGGCCGGGTTGAAAAACTGCTCCCTGGCGGCGAAACCCCTCTCATTTCCACCTTTCATTCTGCCTGCGCCCGGATTCTGCGACGGGAGATCCATCATCTTGGATATGACTCCTCTTTTGCCATCTATGATGACAAGGATGGTGAGAAACTGATCAAGGAGATCGTTGCCGAGCTGCATCTGGATGAAAAGCGATTTCCGGCCAAACTGTTCACTGCTGCCATCGATGAGTGCAAGAACGCCGGCCGTACTCCGGACGATCTGCCGATGGGCGATTACATGGCCGACAAGATTGGGCAGGTCT
This region of Geotalea daltonii FRC-32 genomic DNA includes:
- a CDS encoding putative DNA modification/repair radical SAM protein, with the protein product MAATIDLMDKLKTLAEGAKYDVSCASSGSHRRNRDGIGNAASCGICHSWTADGRCVSLLKILMTNCCIYDCAYCVNRRSNDIPRTGLTPAEVAELTIGFYRRNYIEGLFLSSGVVGSPDRTMELLIAAVRTLRETYRFNGYIHLKLVPGADPLLVQQAGLVADRVSVNLELPTRESLALLAPDKSREAVVEPMRQVSSLIVTNRAERKESRKVSPFAPAGQSTQLIVGASGESDRQIVTLSEQLYGKMDLKRVYYSAYIPVNDDRRLPARPLSPLRREHRLYQADWLLRYYGFSAHELLDEQCPNLESDLDPKTCWALRHRELFPVEVNRAEYGVLLRVPGIGIRSAQRIVAARRQGSLCLDDLPLLGVVMKRARYFLTARGRYAGDCSPESAMLRSRLMAAPAKRDQGQLSLAFPEAAETEAVASVIRGEL
- a CDS encoding GTP-binding protein; translation: MSFINYASREINCKIVYYGPGLCGKTTNLQFVYQKTAADAKGKMISLATETERTLFFDFLPLALGEIRGFKTRFHLYTVPGQVFYDASRKLILKGVDGVVFVADSQEERMEANIESVENLRINLTEQGYDLDKIPYVVQYNKRDLPNVVSIEELRKELNPTNVPDFEACATTGEGVFETLKAVAKLILVDLKKGK
- a CDS encoding TIGR03915 family putative DNA repair protein — encoded protein: MMGGDYCYDGSDAGLLTLLADIVPRGIEPRTIGVEPPQQEDLFAAPVLVATDQELAERFWVELTRRLPPVSLEQLHRAWYADHPGRELVICRFMLLVWREGGRAGAMLAHPYVVPLWKLAQQVGREAHRYLGFVRFQETTSGYYYASLEPDHRVLSLIAGHFADRFRDQHWVIHDVRHGEGIVYDCTRRRWLLLPMMTEGDPELTPAEETFQRLWRSYFAVLAIGERENLAMQQGKVPLKVRPWLVEFR
- a CDS encoding roadblock/LC7 domain-containing protein — protein: MSNPQMVMYDEEFKQINAVIEKLLKEANSKVIFLVDKNGQLITGVGETERFDTTSLASLTAGNIAATGGLAKLIGEKEFSILFHEGEKDNLHISIVGGRVILVVLFDNRSSLGLVRLRVKKASEELTTIFGRLMQKAEEKEKSGETDFPFAEITDDDIDNLFS